One window of the Saccopteryx bilineata isolate mSacBil1 chromosome 2, mSacBil1_pri_phased_curated, whole genome shotgun sequence genome contains the following:
- the GALT gene encoding galactose-1-phosphate uridylyltransferase isoform X2, with protein MKRPWQGQIEPSLLKTVPRYDPHNPLCPGATRTNGEVNPHYHGTFLFDNDFPALQPDAPNPGPSDHPLFQAEAARGVCKVLCFHPWSDMTLPLMSIPEIRAVVDVWAAVTEELGAQYPWVQIFENKGAMMGCSNPHPHCQVWASSFLPDIAQREDRSQRAYQSQHGEPLLMEYGRQELLRKERLVLTSEHWLVLVPFWAVWPFQTLLLPRRHVRRLPELTPAERDDLAFIMKKLLTKYDNLFETSFPYSMGWHGAPTGSETGANWDHWQLHAHYYPPLLRSATVRKFMVGYEMLAQAQRDLTPEQAAERLRALPEVHYHLEQKDKETAAIASSH; from the exons ATGAAGCGGCCCTGGCAGGGGCAAATAGAGCCCTCACTTCTGAAGACAGTGCCTCGCTATGACCCCCACAACCCTCTGTGTCCTGGGGCCACACGGACCAATGGAGAG GTGAATCCCCACTACCATGGCACTTTCCTGTTTGACAATGACTTCCCAGCTCTACAGCCTGATGCTCCCAATCCAG GTCCCAGTGATCACCCTCTTTTCCAAGCAGAGGCTGCTCGAGGTGTTTG TAAGGTCTTGTGCTTCCACCCCTGGTCGGATATGACGCTGCCACTCATGTCAATTCCTGAGATCCGTGCTGTTGTCGATGTGTGGGCCGCAGTCACAGAGGAGCTGGGTGCTCAGTACCCTTGGGTGCAG ATCTTTGAAAACAAAGGAGCCATGATGGGCTgttccaacccccacccccactgccag GTATGGGCCAGCAGTTTTCTGCCAGATATTGCTCAGCGTGAAGACCGATCTCAGCGAGCCTACCAGAGTCAGCATGGAGAGCCCCTGTTAATGGAATATGGCCGCCAGGAACTGCtcaggaag GAACGTCTGGTCCTAACCAGTGAGCACTGGTTAGTGCTGGTCCCCTTCTGGGCAGTGTGGCCCTTCCAGACACTGCTGTTGCCCCGTCGGCATGTGCGGCGGCTGCCTGAGCTGACCCCTGCTGAGCGAGATG ATCTAGCCTTCATTATGAAGAAGCTCTTGACCAAGTATGACAACCTATTTGAGACATCCTTTCCCTACTCCATGGGCTGGCATG GAGCTCCTACAGGATCAGAGACCGGAGCCAACTGGGACCACTGGCAGCTGCATGCTCATTATTACCCTCCACTCCTGCGCTCTGCTACTGTTCGGAAATTCATGGTTGGCTACGAAATGCTTGCCCAGGCGCAAAGGGACCTCACTCCTGAGCAG GCTGCGGAGAGACTAAGGGCACTTCCTGAGGTTCATTATCACCTGGAGCAGAAGGACAAGGAGACAGCAGCCATCGCCTCATCACACTGA
- the GALT gene encoding galactose-1-phosphate uridylyltransferase isoform X1 → MSRSGSGPEQRQQASEAEATATTFLASEHQHIRYNPLQDEWVLVSAHRMKRPWQGQIEPSLLKTVPRYDPHNPLCPGATRTNGEVNPHYHGTFLFDNDFPALQPDAPNPGPSDHPLFQAEAARGVCKVLCFHPWSDMTLPLMSIPEIRAVVDVWAAVTEELGAQYPWVQIFENKGAMMGCSNPHPHCQVWASSFLPDIAQREDRSQRAYQSQHGEPLLMEYGRQELLRKERLVLTSEHWLVLVPFWAVWPFQTLLLPRRHVRRLPELTPAERDDLAFIMKKLLTKYDNLFETSFPYSMGWHGAPTGSETGANWDHWQLHAHYYPPLLRSATVRKFMVGYEMLAQAQRDLTPEQAAERLRALPEVHYHLEQKDKETAAIASSH, encoded by the exons ATGTCGCGCAGCGGATCGGGTCCTGAGCAGCGCCAGCAGGCATCAGAGGCGGAAGCCACCGCCACGACTTTCCTGGCAAGCG AGCATCAGCATATCCGCTACAACCCGCTACAGGATGAGTGGGTGTTGGTGTCAGCTCATCGCATGAAGCGGCCCTGGCAGGGGCAAATAGAGCCCTCACTTCTGAAGACAGTGCCTCGCTATGACCCCCACAACCCTCTGTGTCCTGGGGCCACACGGACCAATGGAGAG GTGAATCCCCACTACCATGGCACTTTCCTGTTTGACAATGACTTCCCAGCTCTACAGCCTGATGCTCCCAATCCAG GTCCCAGTGATCACCCTCTTTTCCAAGCAGAGGCTGCTCGAGGTGTTTG TAAGGTCTTGTGCTTCCACCCCTGGTCGGATATGACGCTGCCACTCATGTCAATTCCTGAGATCCGTGCTGTTGTCGATGTGTGGGCCGCAGTCACAGAGGAGCTGGGTGCTCAGTACCCTTGGGTGCAG ATCTTTGAAAACAAAGGAGCCATGATGGGCTgttccaacccccacccccactgccag GTATGGGCCAGCAGTTTTCTGCCAGATATTGCTCAGCGTGAAGACCGATCTCAGCGAGCCTACCAGAGTCAGCATGGAGAGCCCCTGTTAATGGAATATGGCCGCCAGGAACTGCtcaggaag GAACGTCTGGTCCTAACCAGTGAGCACTGGTTAGTGCTGGTCCCCTTCTGGGCAGTGTGGCCCTTCCAGACACTGCTGTTGCCCCGTCGGCATGTGCGGCGGCTGCCTGAGCTGACCCCTGCTGAGCGAGATG ATCTAGCCTTCATTATGAAGAAGCTCTTGACCAAGTATGACAACCTATTTGAGACATCCTTTCCCTACTCCATGGGCTGGCATG GAGCTCCTACAGGATCAGAGACCGGAGCCAACTGGGACCACTGGCAGCTGCATGCTCATTATTACCCTCCACTCCTGCGCTCTGCTACTGTTCGGAAATTCATGGTTGGCTACGAAATGCTTGCCCAGGCGCAAAGGGACCTCACTCCTGAGCAG GCTGCGGAGAGACTAAGGGCACTTCCTGAGGTTCATTATCACCTGGAGCAGAAGGACAAGGAGACAGCAGCCATCGCCTCATCACACTGA
- the IL11RA gene encoding interleukin-11 receptor subunit alpha has protein sequence MSSSCSGLSRVLVAVATALVSASSSCPQAWGPPGVHYGQPGRSITLCCPGVTAGAPVSWFRDEETRLLQGPDSGLGHELVLAQADSTDEGTYICRTLDGALGGMVTLQLGYPPARPVVSCRAADYENFSCTWTPSQVSGLPTRYLTSYRKKTVPGADGQRMSPSTGPWPCPQDPPGAARCVVHGAEFWSQYRINVTEVNPLGASTRLLDVSLQSILRPDPPQGLRVESVPGYPRRLRASWMYPASWPRQPHFLLKFRLQYRPVQHPAWSTVEPAGLEEVITDAVAGLPHAVRVSARDFLDAGTWSAWSPEAWGTPITGALPKEIPAGRQPHTQLEEEPLMDSPPPSRPSLLPDPQPLVHRDPLEQVAVLASLGIFSFLGLAAGALALGLWLRLRPDGKDGPQKPGFLAPMIPVDKLPGAPNL, from the exons aTGAGCAGCAGCTGCTCAGGGCTGAGCAGGGtcctggtggctgtggctacagCCCTGGTGtctgcttcttcctcctgccCCCAGGCCTGGGGTCCCCCAG GAGTCCACTATGGACAGCCTGGAAGGTCCATAACGCTGTGTTGCCCTGGAGTGACTGCTGg GGCCCCTGTGTCCTGGTTTCGGGACGAGGAGACAAGGCTGCTCCAGGGACCTGACTCTGGGCTAGGGCACGAACTGGTCCTAGCCCAGGCAGACAGCACTGACGAGGGTACCTACATCTGCCGGACCCTGGATGGTGCACTTGGGGGCATGGTGACCCTGCAGCTGGGCT ACCCCCCAGCCCGTCCTGTTGTCTCTTGCCGAGCAGCTGACTATGAGAACTTTTCCTGCACTTGGACTCCCAGCCAGGTCAGCGGTTTACCCACCCGCTACCTCACTTCCTACAG GAAGAAGACAGTGCCAGGAGCTGATGGCCAGAG GATGAGTCCATCTACAGGGCCCTGGCCATGCCCACAGGACCCCCCAGGGGCTGCCCGCTGTGTAGTCCACGGGGCAGAGTTCTGGAGCCAGTACCGCATCAATGTGACTGAGGTGAACCCCCTGGGGGCCAGCACACGCCTGCTGGATGTGAGCTTGCAGAGCATAT TGCGTCCTGACCCACCCCAGGGACTGAGGGTAGAGTCAGTACCTGGTTACCCTCGCCGCCTGCGTGCCAGCTGGATGTACCCTGCCTCTTGGCCCCGCCAGCCCCACTTCCTGCTCAAGTTCCGGCTGCAGTACCGTCCAGTGCAGCATCCTGCCTGGTCTACA GTGGAGCCGGCTGGATTGGAGGAGGTGATTACAGATGCTGTGGCTGGGCTGCCCCATGCTGTGCGGGTCAGTGCCCGGGACTTTCTAGATGCTGGCACCTGGAGCGCCTGGAGCCCTGAGGCTTGGGGAACTCCAATTACTG GGGCCCTGCCAAAGGAGATACCAGCTGGACGTCAGCCACACACACAGCTGGAGGAGGAGCCTCTGATGGACAGCCCTCCTCCCTCACGGCCCTCTCTCCTGCCAGATCCTCAGCCACTTG TCCATAGGGACCCCCTGGAGCAGGTGGCTGTGCTAGCATCTTTGGGAATCTTCTCTTTCCTGGGACTGGCAGCTGGGGCCTTGGCACTGGGGCTCTG GCTGAGGCTGAGACCAGATGGGAAGGATGGACCCCAAAAGCCTGGGTTTTTGGCCCCGATGATTCCAGTGGACAAGCTTCCAG GAGCCCCAAACCTGTAG
- the CCL27 gene encoding LOW QUALITY PROTEIN: C-C motif chemokine 27 (The sequence of the model RefSeq protein was modified relative to this genomic sequence to represent the inferred CDS: deleted 1 base in 1 codon; substituted 2 bases at 2 genomic stop codons), whose product MAVLKEEGVYGEKEERKGSIQAEQHKGPSPTISLLVLXLLLIPDPGAAVLLPPKTTYSTQLYQHXLLNKLLRKVTWMELQEADGDCHLQAFVLHLSQHSICIHPQNHSLAQWFKCQGRRLQGTLPNLNFGPIGKMGQDHQ is encoded by the exons ATGGCAGTCCTAAAAGAAGAAGGGGTCTATG gggagaaggaggagaggaaaggaagtatACAGGCTGAGCAGCATAAAGGGCCCTCACCCACCATCAGCCTCCTGGTGCTATAGTTGCTTCTGATCCCAGATCCTGGAGCAG CAGTGCTACTGCCACCCAAAACTACCTACAGTACTCAGCTCTACCAACATTGACTCCTGAACAAGCTACTGAGGAAGGTTACTTGGATGGAACTGCAGGAGGCTGATGGGGACTGTCACCTCCAGGCTTTTGT GCTTCATCTGTCTCAACACAGCATCTGCATCCATCCACAGAACCACAGCCTGGCTCAGTGG TTTAAGTGCCAAGGGAGGAGGCTCCAGGGGACTCTGCCCAACCTGAATTTTGGGCCAATAGGGAAAATGGGCCAGGATCACCAATAG
- the LOC136324258 gene encoding uncharacterized protein, which yields MSGLRRYEVALETEEEIYWGCFYFFPWLRMWRRERSSAHPREQKLEPLRGLMSCLSSGLGPVPQRSGHGLPRRTPAATAQPAGVLKI from the exons ATGTCGGGATTGAGGAGATACGAGGTGGCgctggagacagaggagga GATCTACTGGGGCTGCTTCTACTTTTTCCCGTGGCTGCGCATGTGGCGGAGGGAGCGGAG CTCGGCACACCCCCGGGAGCAGAAACTAGAGCCTCTGCGGGGACTGATGAGCTGTCTGTCTAGCGGCCTGGGTCCTGTTCCCCAGCGCTCGGGTCACGGCCTCCCCCGCCGCACACCCGCTGCCACTGCCCAGCCAGCCGGTGTATTAAAGATTTAA